One Dokdonia sp. Dokd-P16 genomic window carries:
- a CDS encoding polysaccharide lyase family 7 protein codes for MLKTFILLSTLLLSVSLSFGQTSENSGTSSLEQDEVSASKISKRKKKRKKYKLPKVDLSHWKVTIPVGEPKIIEVDPPEILDYATNEVLKPYMYNDSTKGALVFHAVPAQTTTNTKYSRSELREQMVPGNNSVNWTFVQGGKLKVKMAMDKISRDENGKYHKTIITQIHGRLTNKQRDKIGQKDNNAPPILKIYWQNGKIRVKTKKLRTLDIGPVEILKKESWVDDEGFNFEQKVGFKKFTIEVEVEEGKMVISLNGQEYKTYEDVHMQRWGVFENYFKVGNYLQTRDENAFADVRVYNIEVEH; via the coding sequence CAAACTTCAGAAAATAGTGGTACATCATCTCTTGAACAAGATGAAGTTAGTGCTAGTAAAATATCAAAAAGAAAGAAAAAGCGTAAAAAATATAAGTTACCAAAGGTAGATCTATCTCACTGGAAAGTAACAATTCCAGTAGGTGAGCCTAAGATTATTGAAGTGGATCCTCCAGAGATTTTGGATTATGCCACAAATGAAGTTTTAAAACCCTACATGTACAATGACTCTACAAAAGGAGCTCTTGTTTTTCATGCAGTACCTGCACAGACCACTACAAATACAAAATATTCTAGGTCAGAGCTCAGAGAGCAGATGGTGCCAGGTAATAATTCTGTAAACTGGACTTTTGTACAAGGCGGTAAACTTAAAGTGAAAATGGCCATGGATAAAATTTCTCGTGATGAGAATGGTAAGTATCACAAAACAATTATCACGCAGATACACGGTAGACTTACTAACAAGCAGCGTGATAAGATTGGACAGAAAGATAATAATGCGCCTCCTATTTTAAAGATTTATTGGCAGAATGGTAAAATAAGAGTAAAAACAAAGAAGTTAAGAACGCTTGACATTGGGCCTGTAGAAATTCTAAAAAAAGAATCGTGGGTTGATGATGAAGGGTTTAATTTTGAACAAAAGGTAGGTTTTAAAAAATTTACAATAGAGGTAGAAGTAGAAGAAGGTAAAATGGTGATTTCTCTTAATGGTCAAGAGTATAAAACCTATGAAGATGTACACATGCAACGATGGGGTGTTTTTGAAAACTACTTTAAGGTTGGAAACTATCTTCAAACAAGAGACGAGAATGCATTTGCAGATGTTAGAGTCTACAATATAGAGGTTGAGCATTAA
- a CDS encoding FadR/GntR family transcriptional regulator — protein MKLETRTKTTENKDTGLEIIGQIRDIINLKNLEPGDKLPSERMLSDRFEVTRSSVREAIQKLEFYGILKSIPQSGTFVANIGVIALNGMIDDILKLEDPDFKSLVETRILLELKTARLAAIRRTDSDLKKMRQALDAYTEKVINGEDAVQEDLLFHLAIAKASGNSTMNNFMLIITPEIITNFEKYHVCDSGMSQSAIEEHEKIYLAIEQQKPQEAKAMMKKHFKALYQYCYNI, from the coding sequence ATGAAACTGGAGACACGTACAAAGACGACAGAAAATAAGGATACAGGTTTAGAGATTATTGGACAAATTAGAGATATAATAAATCTCAAAAATTTGGAACCTGGTGATAAGTTACCTTCTGAGCGTATGCTCTCTGATCGTTTTGAAGTGACTCGCAGTAGTGTGAGAGAAGCTATTCAAAAATTAGAATTTTATGGTATTCTTAAATCGATTCCTCAGAGTGGAACTTTTGTGGCAAACATAGGTGTGATTGCTCTTAATGGGATGATAGATGATATTCTTAAACTTGAAGATCCAGACTTCAAATCGTTAGTCGAAACACGTATTCTATTAGAACTTAAAACTGCCAGACTGGCTGCAATAAGGCGTACAGATAGTGATCTTAAAAAAATGCGACAAGCGCTAGACGCTTACACAGAAAAAGTAATTAATGGTGAAGATGCGGTTCAAGAAGATTTACTCTTTCACCTTGCCATTGCAAAGGCATCTGGTAATAGTACAATGAACAATTTCATGCTGATTATCACTCCAGAAATTATTACAAATTTTGAAAAATATCATGTTTGTGATTCCGGAATGTCACAATCGGCTATAGAAGAGCATGAGAAAATCTACCTCGCAATTGAGCAACAAAAACCTCAAGAAGCAAAAGCAATGATGAAAAAACACTTCAAAGCTCTGTATCAATATTGCTATAATATTTAA
- a CDS encoding MFS transporter: MKLKGLRWWVVGLIALATVINYIDRQALVVLWPSIAEDLYPDKTTTERKEIYALISVVFMFSYAFGQSIFGKIFDKVGTRFGFVLSIGFWSIATALHALANGVLSFSIFRSILGVSEAGNWPGAAKGNAEWFPATERAFAQGLFNSGAAIGGIVAIPTIAFLTVYFSWQMIFVIIGLIGLLWLIPWLILVKAPPKSHPWLTELEKQHILKGQKIKEETEEDEKLREYNPPVGELLSKKQSWGVIIASAAIDPIWWLFVFWIPIYLSEVYGMDVKAIGIYGWVPYVGAMFGAWFGGLLAQNRLKSGWNINKTRKMVITLGCVIMLPALLALSNPGSPIAAVLIMAVVLFGFQTAIGNVQTLPSDLYGKKTVGTLSGFAGTAAKLTGAGLVALVPKLTVGGNYTPAFVIGAALAFIVIASVWILIPKIELLKSNR, encoded by the coding sequence ATGAAACTTAAAGGACTAAGATGGTGGGTTGTAGGGCTTATAGCGCTGGCAACTGTTATTAATTATATAGACCGTCAAGCTTTAGTTGTTTTATGGCCTAGTATCGCAGAAGATTTATATCCAGATAAGACTACAACAGAGAGAAAAGAAATCTACGCTTTGATATCGGTAGTTTTTATGTTTTCATATGCTTTTGGACAATCCATTTTTGGGAAAATCTTTGATAAAGTAGGGACCCGATTTGGTTTTGTATTATCAATTGGATTTTGGTCTATCGCTACAGCACTACATGCGCTAGCAAATGGAGTATTGAGTTTCTCAATCTTCAGATCAATATTAGGAGTTTCTGAAGCCGGAAACTGGCCTGGAGCAGCCAAAGGAAATGCCGAATGGTTTCCAGCCACAGAGAGAGCGTTTGCACAAGGATTATTTAATTCTGGAGCGGCTATAGGCGGTATTGTTGCAATTCCCACGATTGCTTTTTTGACTGTTTATTTCAGTTGGCAAATGATATTTGTAATCATAGGACTTATAGGATTGTTATGGTTAATTCCTTGGTTAATATTAGTCAAAGCCCCACCTAAGAGTCACCCGTGGTTAACAGAATTAGAAAAGCAACATATTTTAAAGGGGCAAAAGATAAAAGAAGAGACAGAGGAGGATGAAAAACTAAGGGAGTATAACCCTCCTGTAGGAGAGTTGCTATCTAAAAAGCAAAGTTGGGGAGTTATTATTGCCTCTGCGGCGATAGATCCAATATGGTGGCTATTTGTTTTTTGGATCCCTATATACCTTTCAGAAGTGTATGGTATGGATGTAAAAGCGATAGGTATCTATGGTTGGGTTCCTTATGTAGGAGCGATGTTTGGAGCTTGGTTTGGTGGTTTATTGGCGCAAAATAGATTAAAATCAGGGTGGAATATTAACAAGACTCGTAAGATGGTAATAACACTAGGTTGTGTCATTATGCTTCCTGCGCTTCTTGCCTTATCAAATCCAGGATCACCTATAGCAGCTGTTTTAATAATGGCAGTAGTGCTATTTGGATTTCAAACAGCAATAGGAAATGTACAAACACTACCAAGTGATTTGTACGGTAAAAAGACAGTAGGTACACTTTCAGGCTTTGCAGGAACAGCGGCAAAACTTACAGGAGCAGGACTCGTTGCGCTAGTACCTAAATTAACAGTAGGTGGTAATTATACACCAGCCTTTGTAATAGGCGCAGCATTAGCATTTATAGTAATAGCAAGTGTATGGATATTGATTCCTAAAATTGAACTTCTTAAATCAAATAGATAA
- a CDS encoding SDR family NAD(P)-dependent oxidoreductase, whose protein sequence is MSNKGKVAIITGATGGIGFAVAKRLGHDGYTVVINGIQDEDGAKRLEELKAEGITAEYYGFDVTNDEAVTENIKKIGEKYGKIDVLVNNAGGLGGRSRFEEMTTEFYRFVMALNLDSVFFASRAAIPFLKKGDHPTIINYTSNAGWNAGGPGAGIYGTSKAGVHTITRALAKDLAEYGIRVNAVSPGTIDTPFHKQIKETKPEVFASWANNIMLGRLGQPDDVAGVVSFLASKDAAFLTAETIQVGGGQALGI, encoded by the coding sequence ATGAGTAATAAAGGAAAAGTAGCTATCATAACTGGAGCCACAGGAGGAATAGGATTTGCAGTAGCAAAACGATTAGGCCACGATGGATATACCGTTGTAATTAACGGAATTCAAGATGAAGATGGTGCAAAAAGACTTGAGGAGCTTAAGGCAGAAGGTATTACTGCCGAGTATTATGGCTTTGACGTTACTAATGATGAAGCGGTAACAGAAAATATCAAGAAAATAGGGGAGAAGTACGGTAAGATAGATGTACTTGTGAACAACGCTGGAGGACTAGGTGGTCGTTCAAGATTTGAAGAGATGACTACAGAGTTTTACAGATTTGTAATGGCGCTTAACTTAGACTCAGTATTCTTTGCTTCTAGAGCAGCAATACCATTCCTTAAGAAAGGAGATCACCCTACAATCATTAACTATACTTCTAACGCTGGGTGGAATGCTGGCGGACCAGGAGCTGGGATTTATGGTACTTCAAAAGCTGGTGTTCATACAATCACGAGAGCACTAGCAAAGGATCTAGCTGAGTATGGTATCCGTGTGAATGCAGTATCACCAGGAACTATTGATACACCTTTCCACAAGCAAATTAAAGAGACTAAACCAGAAGTGTTTGCTTCATGGGCAAATAACATTATGTTAGGTCGTCTTGGTCAGCCAGATGATGTAGCGGGTGTAGTATCATTCCTTGCGAGTAAAGATGCAGCCTTCTTAACTGCCGAAACAATTCAAGTAGGTGGTGGTCAAGCATTAGGTATTTAA